The following proteins are encoded in a genomic region of Alosa alosa isolate M-15738 ecotype Scorff River chromosome 10, AALO_Geno_1.1, whole genome shotgun sequence:
- the LOC125302417 gene encoding ras-related protein Rab-5B-like has translation MAARPVRPNGQSPANKVCQFKLVLLGESAVGKSSLVLRFVKGQFQEFQESTIGAAFLTQTVCLDDTTVKFEIWDTAGQERYHSLAPMYYRGAQAAIVVYDMTNTDTFGRAKTWVSELQRQASPNIVIALAGNKADLSANRTVEYEEAQAYADDNSLLFMETSAKTAMNVNDLFMAIAKKLPKSEPPAGPGAAGPGRAGRGVDLNQSTQTSKTQCCGN, from the exons ATGGCAGCGCGTCCCGTTCGGCCAAACGGCCAGTCCCCCGCCAACAAGGTCTGCCAGTTTAAGCTGGTGCTGCTTGGGGAGTCGGCAGTTGGAAAATCCAGCCTGGTCCTGCGCTTTGTGAAAGGACAATTCCAGGAGTTTCAGGAGAGCACCATTGGAG CTGCTTTCCTGACACAGACAGTTTGTTTggatgacaccacagtgaagtttgAGATCTGGGACACGGCAGGACAGGAGAGATACCACAGCCTGGCACCGATGTACTACAGAGGAGCACAGGCTGCCATTGTGGTGTACGATATGACCAACACA GATACATTTGGTCGGGCGAAGACCTGGGTTAGTGAACTGCAGAGGCAGGCGAGCCCAAACATTGTGATTGCCCTGGCTGGAAATAAAGCTGACCTATCGGCCAACCGGACCGTGGAGTATGAG GAGGCGCAGGCCTATGCAGATGATAATAGCCTGCTGTTCATGGAGACCTCTGCCAAAACGGCAATGAACGTCAATGACCTCTTCATGGCCATAG CTAAGAAGCTGCCAAAGAGCGAACCTCCGGCAGGGccaggagctgcagggccgggCCGTGCAGGCCGAGGAGTGGACCTCAACCAGTCCACTCAGACCAGCAAGACCCAGTGCTGTGGGAACTAA